The Salvelinus alpinus chromosome 21, SLU_Salpinus.1, whole genome shotgun sequence genome has a segment encoding these proteins:
- the serpine2 gene encoding glia-derived nexin, with protein sequence MGLPSLLCLCVLVTLCGHRGVLSQAPSYGERGSDLGLQVFLQVARSRPQENVVLSPHGVASILGMLLPGAHGETRRQLLTALRYKKNGPYKMLRKLHKTLTAKSNQDIVTIANAMFSQQGFPMEEAFMSSNRANFQCESRTLDFTDTQVAAATINDWVNNQTKGHIPTLVKADMLDGALTRLVAVNAIYFKGLWKSRFQLENTKIRTFNAGDGNAYKVPMMSQLSVFNIGLASTPQGLNYKVIELPYHGNSISMLIALPSDEDTPLGDVISHISTATVQSWTKLLHQRKVRLLLPKFTAEAEVDLRASLSALGITDIFDDGKADFRHLSTEPVYVSKALQKAKIEVNEDGTKAAAATTAILMARSSPPWVIVDRPFLFLIRHNPTGTILFMGQVNQP encoded by the exons ATGGGCCTCCCCTCGttactgtgcctgtgtgtgctggTGACCCTGTGTGGCCACCGGGGGGTGCTCTCCCAAGCCCCCTCCTATGGCGAACGGGGCTCCGACCTGGGGCTCCAGGTATTCCTGCAGGTGGCCCGCTCCAGACCCCAGGAGAACGTGGTGCTTTCCCCCCACGGCGTGGCCTCCATCCTGGGCATGCTGCTGCCAGGCGCCCATGGAGAGACCCGCAGGCAGCTCCTCACAGCACTCCGCTACAAGAAGAATG GACCTTATAAGATGTTGAGGAAGCTCCACAAGACGCTGACAGCCAAGTCCAACCAGGACATCGTGACTATCGCCAACGCTATGTTCTCCCAGCAGGGCTTCCCTATGGAGGAGGCTTTCATGTCCTCCAACAGGGCCAACTTCCAGTGTGAGAGCCGGACCTTGGACTTCACTGACACCCAGGTGGCTGCAGCCACCATCAATGACTGGGTCAACAACCAGACCAAAG GCCACATCCCCACTCTGGTGAAGGCAGACATGTTGGACGGTGCTCTGACCCGCCTGGTGGCCGTCAACGCCATCTACTTTAAAGGCCTGTGGAAGTCCCGCTTTCAGCTGGAGAACACCAAGATAAGAACCTTCAACGCGGGAGACGGCAATGCATACAAGGTCCCTATGATGTCCCAGCTGTCGGTCTTCAACATTG GTCTGGCCAGCACACCCCAGGGGCTGAATTATAAGGTCATTGAGCTACCGTATCACGGCAACAGCATAAGCATGCTGATCGCCCTGCCATCGGATGAGGACACGCCCCTAGGTGATGTCATTTCTCACATCAGCACAGCCACGGTACAGAGCTGGACCAAGCTGCTACACCAGAGGAAGGTCCGCCTGCTGCTGCCCAA GTTTACTGCTGAAGCCGAAGTGGACCTGCGAGCCTCCCTCTCAGCCCTGGGGATAACAGACATATTTGATGATGGCAAAGCCGACTTCAGACACCTCA GTACAGAGCCTGTGTATGTATCTAAAGCGCTACAGAAAGCTAAGATAGAGGTCAATGAGGATGGAACCAAAGCAGCTGCTGCCACGA CTGCCATCTTAATGGCCAGGTCTTCTCCACCTTGGGTCATTGTAGACCGacccttcctcttcctcatccgGCACAACCCAACAG GTACGATCCTCTTCATGGGACAGGTCAATCAGCCTTGA
- the wdfy1 gene encoding WD repeat and FYVE domain-containing protein 1, translated as MAAEIHSRPQSSRPVLLNKIEGHSDAVNAAVLIPKEDGVITVSEDRTIRVWLKRDSGQYWPSIYHTVSSPCSCMSYHHDSRRIFIGQDNGAIVEFLLSEDFNKMNHVKTYPAHQNRVSDMVFSLESEWVVSTGHDKSVSWMCTQSGSMLGRHYFGSWASCLQYDNDTQHAFIGDHSGQITLLKLERQTYSTVTTLKGHEGSIGALWWDPVQRLLFSGASDHSVIMWDIGGRKGRTLLLQGHHERVQAVRYLQLTRQLVSCSADGGVTVWNMDTPREEAPQWLDSDSCQKCEQPFFWNVKQMWDSKTIGLRQHHCRKCGKAVCGKCSSKRTTYPVMGFEFQVRVCDTCYDTVKDEDRTALATFHEGKHNIAFMDMDPSRGLMVTCGSDRVIKIWDMTQVVGCSIATGFSPR; from the exons ATGGCGGCAGAGATTCATTCGAGGCCTCAAAGCTCAAGACCAGTTCTTCTAAATAAGATCGAAGGGCACTCTGACGCGGTCAATGCTGCAGTTTTGATACCGAAAGAGGACGGAGTGATCACAGTTAGCGAGGACAG AACTATCCGGGTATGGCTGAAGAGAGACAGTGGACAGTACTGGCCCAGCATCTACCACACGGTCTCCT CGCCGTGCTCCTGTATGTCGTACCACCATGATAGCAGGCGCATCTTCATAGGGCAGGACAACGGGGCCATTGTG GAATTCCTTCTGTCTGAAGATTTCAACAAGATGAACCATGTGAAGACATATCCTG cccATCAGAACCGTGTGTCAGACATGGTGTTTTCTCTGGAGAGCGAGTGGGTGGTGAGCACCGGACATGACAAGAGTGTGAGCTGGATGTGCACCCAGAGCGGCAGTATGCTGGGGCGCCACTACTTCGGCTCCTGGGCCTCCTGTCTACa GTATGACAATGACACTCAGCATGCCTTTATAGGGGACCactcaggacagatcaccctgcTGAAACTGGAGAGACAGACCTACTCTACCGTCACCACACTGAAGGGCCACGAAG gtAGTATTGGAGCTCTGTGGTGGGATCCTGTTCAGAGGCTTTTGTTCTCAGGAGCGTCTGACCACAGTGTCATCATGTGGGACATCGGGGGCCGCAAGGGACGAACACTACTGCTCCAGGGACAcca TGAACGAGTGCAGGCGGTGCGCTACCTGCAGCTGACTAGACAGCTGGTGTCCTGTTCTGCAGATGGAGGCGTCACAGTGTGGAACATGGACACTCCCAGAGAAGAG GCTCCTCAGTGGTTGGACAGTGACTCGTGTCAGAAGTGTGAGCAGCCTTTCTTCTGGAATGTCAAACAGATGTGGGACTCAAAGACCATTGGGCTTCGGCAG CACCACTGCAGGAAGTGTGGCAAGGCGGTGTGTGGGAAGTGTAGTTCCAAGCGCACTACATACCCTGTGATGGGCTTTGAGTTCCAGGTGCGAGTGTGTGACACCTGCTACGACACCGTCAAGGACGAGGA TCGCACTGCGTTAGCAACGTTCCATGAGGGGAAGCACAACATAGCCTTTATGGACATGGACCCTTCCAGAGGCCTGATGGTGACCTGTGGCAGCGACCGTGTCATCAAG ATATGGGACATGACGCAAGTGGTTGGCTGTAGCATAGCAACAGGCTTTTCCCCACGTTGA